The sequence AtcaatacaaattatttttaacgTTGTCACACAATTCCCTCTCAACTGCTATTCCTATCGTTATCGTTTCGTAATTTTTACTACTATTACAGCTGGGGAAGCCATATAACAGTTGGAATGTAATGTAATAATCATAATTGAATCTGATAATCCAATCAGGAAGGAAATAAAACATTTGATAAAGCATAGTGAGAAAAACCGACTGTATATAAATTAATCTTAATTGAAGGAATCATATCAAAGTTTTATCAGCTAGACGACCGTTATTACAGCTATAAAGTTGCAGACATTGCGCGCTCCCGTAACCATTAATCGATTTGAACTAACAAGTGCACGGCCTAAAAATGAAGTTCTCAGCAACCGCCGTGTTGCTTACTCTGGCGTTGCTGATTAACGCAGAACAGGTTTCTTACAGAAAGTAAACTTCGAAATCTTGTTTCAGATATAATTCTAGTGAAATACGGCTAAAGTTGTGTATCGTTTCAGTTACAAAGTGTACAAAATTGAGTTCGCCACCAGAGATCAACAAGTTCAACTGAAGCAATGGGAGGAAAAAGACGGTGTAGACTTTTGGGATCGCGCAGGGCATCGAGTAATGATCCATCCTGAATTGCAACAAGAGTTCGAAAGCTTTCTGGTGTCGAATCAAATTTCTCATGAGCTTATCATCGGTGATGTGGAAGCGTGAGTAGTTGATCGTTCTATGATGTAGTGCAACAGAAGAGTAACATATGGATTGTCTTACAGAACCATTGAAGCTGAGCGAAAATATGATCAGGAATACAGAAAAGCAAAATTAGCTTCCGGACGTAGCACCATTGATTTCGAACACTTTTGGAATACCCAAGAGATCTATGACTATATTGATGAGTTGGCGATTGAATATCCGAATTTAGTTTCGGTTGAAGTAATTGGTAGCACCCACGAGAACCGTGAAATCAAGTCCATCACCATCACCAGCACTAGTGGCCAAGTCAACGGCACGAAACCAGTTATCTTTATCGACGGTGGAGTACATGCTCGGTAAAAGCTCTTTGTGAAAAGGAATATGCTTCGTAATCTAATTTGAATTTTCCAGCGAATGGGCCGGAGTCATGTCTGTTGTGTATCTGATCCACGAACTGGTGGAACACAGCTATGAATATGAGGATATGTTCGAGAATGATTGGGTCATCGTTCCAGTGGCGAATCCGGATGGTTATGAGTTTTCACATACAACTAACCGCATGTGGCGTAAGAATCGTTTCCCATCCTCAATCCAGTGCACGGGAATTGACCTGAATCGTAATTTCGCGTTCCAGTGGAGGCTTGGCACCAACGTAAGTTAATTCAGTGTGGAAATTATGCAACTAACACTATTCTAACTACATCATTATTTTTAGCGTTGCTCTGACACTTTTGGGGGTAGAATACCGACATCAGAAAGGGAAACCCAAGCCTTGGTAGCGCTTATGGAGCGTTATAGAGAACATCTGGTGCTTTACTTAGCAGTTCATACGTACGGAAACATGATTCTGTACCCTTACGGATATGCATGGCCGTTCGTCCCGGTTGATAACGCTGCGGAACATATCACCATCGGTGAAAATGCAAGAGAAGCCGTCTTGGCTGTTGGTGGGCCCAACTATGTCGTAGGTAACAGCGCCGAAGTATTGTACATCGCTTACGGTACGAGCGATGACTACGCAATAGCACTCGGTGGATTCCAGTATGGCTACACATTAGAGTTGACCGGTGGCGGTAATACAGGATTCGATTTGCCTGCAAGTGAGCTTCAAAGTGTTGCACAGGCTACTTTCGAAATTTTCCGATCAATGTCGGAGGATATTTAGAAAAATAAAGATCTCTCTTATATATCAACCTTGATTACTGTTGAATTCTAAATAGGGCTTAAAATCCCTCATCATTATTTTTTCAGTTCTCAGGGATTCTCTCTCAATTGACAAACAAATGAACACACAATATCAAATCATTGGATGGTGGCCCACCCTTTACTGCTTCTTACATGGATCTGATTtcgatgccaaaaaccatcgtGA comes from Armigeres subalbatus isolate Guangzhou_Male chromosome 2, GZ_Asu_2, whole genome shotgun sequence and encodes:
- the LOC134215594 gene encoding carboxypeptidase B-like yields the protein MKFSATAVLLTLALLINAEQVSYRNYKVYKIEFATRDQQVQLKQWEEKDGVDFWDRAGHRVMIHPELQQEFESFLVSNQISHELIIGDVEATIEAERKYDQEYRKAKLASGRSTIDFEHFWNTQEIYDYIDELAIEYPNLVSVEVIGSTHENREIKSITITSTSGQVNGTKPVIFIDGGVHAREWAGVMSVVYLIHELVEHSYEYEDMFENDWVIVPVANPDGYEFSHTTNRMWRKNRFPSSIQCTGIDLNRNFAFQWRLGTNRCSDTFGGRIPTSERETQALVALMERYREHLVLYLAVHTYGNMILYPYGYAWPFVPVDNAAEHITIGENAREAVLAVGGPNYVVGNSAEVLYIAYGTSDDYAIALGGFQYGYTLELTGGGNTGFDLPASELQSVAQATFEIFRSMSEDI